CTAATGACATTGATCCCCTTTATCTTAAGGAAAGTCTGGTGGGACAGGGATATGTGGTGGCATCAGTAGAGTTTAATGACATGCCGTCAATAATTTTTTCAGATTATATCTCCACTACCCCCAGAACAGACTGGGATAACCGTACTGATAACCTTTTTTCAGCAGTAGACAATTTTTTCCGTGATAATTACCTTAACTATCTGGAAAATTACCGCATAAACCAGTCCCGTTTCAGTCTGGATTATGTACTGAATATGAATAAAAATCCGTCTTCGCCTTTTTACGGGCTGATAGATGCAGATAAAATAGGCATGGCCGGGCATTCACTGGGGGGGCTGACCACGCTCTCTCTTAGCGGTGCCCACCCTGACCCGGCGGTGGCTGATCCGCGGATAAAAGCCATAATCCTGCTGGCCACACCGGCTTATCCCTTTGAGAACAATTTGGACAATGTGAATATTCCGGTTATGGTTATGCGGGGGGATTATGACCTGATGATGACCAGTGCCGAAGATGACCTCTGGGTAACTGACCAGGGGCTTAGCGCACCTAAATTCTTTCTGGTGGTCAGCCAGTCCCATCACTTTACCTTCAGCCAGTCACCTTACAGCATTTCAGACCCGCTGCCGCATGTAAACCATGACGGGCGGATTGAAGTCATTATGACTTACAGTCTGGCTTTTATGAACTACTATCTGAAGGGTGATGCAGATGCCCTTAAGGTACTGGAAAACCAGGACCCCATGCTGGCCCAATATTATTACGAACTGGAATAGGTTTTCTATTCCTGCCTTTAAAAAAACCTCCGGGGATAAATAAAAAGCCCTGCTTTTAAAAGCAGGGCTTTGTTTAGTTTCTTAAACTAGTGCCTATCTGCCGCCTTTTACGCGGTTGTAGCAATTGCTGCAATACACGGGGCGACCCTGGCGGGGTTCAAAGGGAACCTCGGTGTCCTGACCGCACTGAGCGCAGACAGCCTGGAACATCTGGCGAGCAGGACCTCTGCTCATACCCCCGAAACCACCGGTCGAACCGCCTCTTTCAGCCTTGCGGGCCTGGCGGCAGCTAACGCAGCGCTTGGGATCATTGGTGTAGCCGCGGGAAGCATAAAGCTCCTGCTCTGAAGCTGTAAAGGTGAATGAAGCGCCACAATCAGCACACTGGATTTCTTTATCCTGGTAAGCCAATCTGGATGACCTCCTCTCTGAAAATAGTTGGCTAGAGTTGCGGTCATCCAAAGTGAAGGGTTAACCGATGAGACAACCTGTGTTCTAAACCACCGAAGGTAATTATACAATTGTGCCTGGCTATTTACAAATACCAATTTAACCTTTTTGCCATATTTTCCTGAAAAGAGTAAAATATTTCTCTAAGCAGTGAATAATAAAGCAGTAAAGACCAACTTGAATAACCTTTTTATCCATATCCCCTACGGCTTACGCCAGCGTTACCGACTGGTTTCTTCCGTTTAATTCCCGCTTTTTCATTCTTTTGTGATTTGCAGGGCGAAGTATGCCCTGGTAACCAGGCTATTTTCAGGAGAAAGATTTTGGAAAACTACCAGAGAACCGATATCCGTAATATTGCTATTATTGCCCACGTAGACCACGGCAAAACCAGCCTGGTAGACGTGATGCTTAAACAAAGCCGCATTTTCCGTGAAAACCAGCACGTTGGCGAGCTTATTATGGACCGAAACACCCTTGAACGGGAAAAAGGCATTACTATTCTGGCCAAAAACACCGCCATAACCTACCGCGGAGTAAAGATAAACATCATTGATACTCCCGGACATGCTGACTTTTCGGGTGAGGTTGAGCGGGTACTGAATATGGCAGACGGCTGTCTCTTGGTGATTGACAGTATAGACGGCCCTATGCCCCAAACCCGTTTTGTGCTTAAGGAAGCCATGCAGAAAAAGCTGAAGCCTATTGTAGTTATAAACAAGATAGACCGCGAAAATGCCCGCCCTGAAATAGTGCTGGGGCTGGTACAGGACTTGTTTCTGGAGCTGGCTACCACCGAGGAACAGCTGGACTTCCCGGTAGTTTATACCTCTGCCCGCGAAGGGTATGCCGTAAATACCCCCGGTACAAAAAGCACTGACCTTATCCCCCTGTTTGAGTGCATACTGGATAAAATTCCCCCGCCCAGCATCGCCCAGGGTGAATTCCAAATGCTTATTTCCAACCTGGATTATGATACCCACAAAGGGCGGATAGCTATCGGGCGCATTCAGCGGGGTAAAATATGCTCCCATGACCGGGTAGTTAATATAGATTCCCAAAATAAAGCTCACCCTTTTGAAGTGGGTCAGGTATTTACCTTTATGGGATTGGGCAAACAGGAAGTGGAGTGTGCCGAAGCAGGTGAGATAGTAGCCATTACCGGTCTGGAAAACGCCTCAATAGGTGATACCGTCACCAGCCCTCTCCAGCCTGAGGCCCTGCCCCGCATTGAAATAGGCGAACCTACTGTCAGAATGACTTTCGGGGTCAATACCTCACCTTTCGGGGGGCGGGAAGGTAAATTCTGCACCTCACGCCAGCTTCGGGAAAGGCTTTTCCGTGAACTGGAGACCAATATAGGGCTGAGGGTTGAGGAAACTGATTCGCCGGACTCATTTTTGATTTCCGGGCGGGGCGAACTCCACCTGTCCATCCTGGTAGAGACCATGCGCCGCGAAGGGTATGAATTTGAAATATCCAAACCCGAAGCCATCACGAAAGATATAAACGGCAAAGTCTATGAGCCGGTGGAAACTCTGACGATAGATGTCCGCGAGGATTTTGTGGGAGAGGTCACCGAACTTCTGGGTAAACGCCAGGCCCGCATGACTGATATGCACAATGACGGCGAAGGAAACGTAAGGCTGGAATATAACATACCCACCCGCGGTCTTATCGGCTTCCGCAACTCGTTCCTGACAGCTACCAGAGGCACAGGCGTACTGAACAGCCAGTTTCTGGATTTTCAGCCCTGGTGCGGTGAAATAGAGCAAAGCCGGACCGGCGCATTGGTGGCAGCCGAAGCAGGTTTGTCCTGCACTTACGGGCTTAATAACTCACAGGAACGGGGCATACTGATGATAGATGCCAATGTACCTGTGTACGAGGGCATGATAGTCGGCCTGCATGCCAGAGGTCTTGACCTGGCAGTAAATGTCTGCAAGCAGAAAAAGATGACCAATATCCGTTCGTCTACTTCGGACATTGCCATAAAACTGGTGCCGCCTATGAAACTCAGCCTTGAGCAATCTATGGATTTTATCGCCGAAGATGAGCTGGTTGAGGTCACTCCCAAAAGTATCCGCCTGCGGAAGAAGATACTGGATACCGAAATGAGACTTAGGGCTCGCAAACGCACTGAAAGTAATTAGCCGTATTTGGGCTGATAGCCTTTACCAGGGGGCAATCTAAAGTTGCCCCTTTTGTATGAAACGAGGTGGGTTTAAGCAGCGCAGACAGCTATCCGATACAGGTCTTTTAAGCTTCTTTTGCCATATAAAACCGTCCGCCCCTCTTTGTGGAGGGGCGGCACTCATTTACCCGGCTTGTACTGTTAAATCTTAGAGAGTACTAGCTTATACCTGAAAAAATTTTATTTATCCAGTGCCCGTTGGTCAGATTCATGTTTAACCGAAATTGAGGTGGAAGCATCGGATATATCTACCTTGTTGGTTTCTTTAATAAACATGAAACCAACTACCATACAGATACCGGCAATTGCCATCGGCCACCACAATCCGGCAAAGTCATTTCCGGTGGCATTGATAAGTATCAAACCTATCATAGGCACCAGACCACCGAAGACGCCGTTACCCAGATGGTAAGGCAAAGACATAGAGGTGTAACGTATCTTGGTGGGGAACAGCTCTACCAGGAAGGCGGCAATAGGCCCGTAAACCATAGTCACGTAAATTACCTGGATAAATACCAGGATACCCAGCATGACAGGATTATAGCCTATATAACCGAACAGGAAGTGCTGGCCGGGGTCTGTAGGCGCAAAGGCCGCCATCAGGCCGTAAATGGGGTAGTAAGTCAGCACCGCCAGAAGCATACCGGTAAGCATTACCTTTTTCCGGCCTATCCGGTCTGAGAGAGACCCGAAGAAGACAAAAAACGGCATGGATAGCAGCAGCGCCGCACCGACTATCAGGTTGGAATCAATCAGAGGTGTCTCAAATATTTTCTGCAGATAGAACAGCGCATAGAATTGACCTGTGTACCAGACCACGCCCTGACCCATGGTAGCCCCGAACAGGGCTATCAGAACCCAGCGCAGGTTATAAGGATTAGCAAAGCTTTCCTTGAGCGGGTTTTTGGAAACAGCTTTGGTATCCTTCAGCTGCTGGAACAGAGGAGATTCTTTTAAAGCACTGCGTATCCAGAGTGACAGCGCCACCAGTAATATGGAAGCCATGAATGGCAGACGCCAGCCCCATTCGTTGAAGTCTGCTTCTCCCAGACCCATACGGGTGACTAATATGACACCCAGGGAGATAAGCAAACCCAGTGTAGCTGTAGTCTGAATCCAGCTGGTGTAATAACCACGCTTTCCCTGCGGAGCGTGTTCAGCCACAAAAGTAGCCGCACCGCCGTACTGACCACCCAAGGCCAGACCTTGCAGAATACGCATGGTAATAAGGATTATACCTGCCCAGGCGCCCAGCACGTCCTGAGTGGGCAATAAACCAATGAGGAAGGTGCACGAGCCCATGATGGTAATTGTAATAAGATAAGTAAATTTGCGGCCAACCAGGTCACCTATCCGGCCGAAAACTATAGCACCGAACGGGCGAACTAGAAAACCGACAGCAAACGTGCCCAGCCAAGCGATAATATCGCCGATGGGGGTACCGGTATTATAGAATTTGCTGGCAATGGTAGTTGCCAAAGCACCGAAGATATAAAAGTCATACCATTCTATAACCGTACCGGCAGAGGAAGCGAATATTACCTTCCATATGCCTTTTGGAGTGGGGGGGCTAGATGTTTGCATCATATGTCCCTCCTATACAGTTCTCTTTTAATTTATTTGTTAATTGCCTTGCCGCCCAGGACAAGCAGATTATTCGCTTGAGCGGATAAGCATAATGGGAATATTGGAGTGGCGGACAACCCGTTCGGCTACGCTTCCCAGTAACCAGCGGGCAGCACCGCTTCTTCCGTGCGTGGACATGGCAATCACGTCCACCTTCTCTTCCTCTGCTGTTTTCAGTATAACTTCAGCTGCTCCGCCTTCCCTTAACAGAACCCTGACGTCATACCCTTCGCTTTTAAGTTTGTTTCCAATACTGGCCATATATTCTTTGCCGGTATCTACCTGTTCGTTTACCGAAATAGCGGCAATGGCAGGGTCAGAAAATGCAAACTCCATAGCGGGGTTGGAGACCACATTTATAAGCAGAATCTGGGAGTGTAAAATATTTTGTGTAAATCCTTCAGATGGTAAAATACAATAAAAACCACAATAGGAGGATTTTACTATGGCAAAGAGAGAACGGACATCAGATCGGCTGCCGGAAGGATGGCTGGAAGGATTCATTGAAGCTTATGACATCAAAAATGCAGACGATATCAAAGAAGCACTTAAGGATCTGATTGGCAGCACACTGGAATGCATGATGCAGGCAGAACTGGATGAAGAACTGGGTTATGCCAAATGGGACAGTCAAAACAAGAAAACAGATAACAGCCGGAATGGCACAACACCAAAGACACTTCGCTCTGAATATGGTGAGATAAAAATTGACGTTCCCCGGGATCGCCAGGGTGAGTATGAGCCGCGGATTGTACCCAAATATCAGCGTGAGATCGACGGCTTGGATAATCAGATTATTTCGATGTACGCCAAGGGCATGAGCACGAGAGATATCGCAGAACACGTCAAATCCCTCTATGGGGTTGAGCTGTCTGCAGATCTGATCTGCAGGATTACAGACAAGATATTGCCCGAGATCAGGGAGTGGCAGAATCGGCCGCTCAAGCCCCTGTACGCCATGATGTTCTTTGATGCCATTCATTACCCTGTGCGGACAGAGGGCATGGTTCAGCAGCGTGCCGTGTATCTGGCTATTGGCATCGATCTGAATGGAAGAAGTGATGTCTGCGGCTTATGGATTGGAGAAACAGAAAGCAGCAAGTACTGGCTGAACTGCCTGAATGAATTGAAGAACCGGGGCGTCAGAGATATACTCATTTGCTCTGTTGATGGATTAACCGGTTTTAACGAGGCAATACGGGCCGTTTATCCAAAGACCGATATTCAACGCTGTATTGTGCATCAAGTGCGCAATTCCATGCGTTTTGTCAGCTACAAGGATCTCAAAGAATATACGGCAGATATGAAGAAGATTTACAAGGCGCCGACTGAGGAAGCAGGACGAGCCCAGTTGGACGTGTTTGCAGAGAAATGGGGAAAAAAATACCCTGCAGCCATCAAGTCCTGGTTCGATCACTGGATCGAGCTGAGCACCTTTTTCAAATACCCGCCTGAAATCCGCAGGTTAATTTATACAACGAACCGAATTGAAAACTTTAATCGACGGTTGAGGAGGGTCACTAAAACCAAATCTGCTTATCCATCAGATACGGCTTTGTTGAAATCATTGTATCTGGCTATTTTAGACATAACTGAGAAATGGGGCAGTGTACAGGGCTGGCACAGTATATTGGGGCAGTTAATGATTCTTTTCAACGACCGGATCCAACCGAGTGATTATGAGTGAGGTCCCCCATTTACAGATGAGAGAACCAGCTGCTATAATCAAAACAACAAGGACAATCGTGTATATCAATATTTTAGTTGGTTGTCCAATCATCACTTCAGAGTACTTCTGGAGAATACACAAAATTTCTGACACTACCCAGAATCTGGCTACCCTCGGAAAAGGCTAAGGCCTTAGCATGAGGTAATACTCCTTCAGCAACCTTTGAACCGTCCAACGGAACCAGGATCTTTTTGTACATTCATTACCTCCTGATATTACTGGTCTTTGTATATATTAGCGGAAAAGACCTGCTTTTGCGGTTTCCAAATCCGACTGGATTTTACCTGTTTCTGCCGTTTATATTCCTTTAAACTATAAAATGAGAGAATACTACTCCCCTTCTATTTGTCGGAATTTTTCGGCAAACCAGAAATATACTACCAATCAGTCAAGTGCTGTGATTATAGCAGACAGAGGCACCCTGCGTATACTGAAAAGTTATCAGTACCCGCAGAATAGAATAAGAGAAAAGTTGCTCATGCTTTCCGACCTCCTTAAGATTTACTCAGACAGTTAATGGATAACTATGCCGGGGTAAATTCGGGAACCTTCTCCTATTGGAGAACCAGGGAAGCAGAGAAATAAGAAGTGCCAACAGAATAACCCAATTCAATAAATAATGTCAAATTTAGCCTGCAAACAGGCTTTTTAAAGCAATTTCACAGCTAAAACAGATGTAAAATACGGCACGGCGGCCAAAAAAGCGGCCTTTCAAAGCGGATTATATAATTTCAGGCAAATATATACCGCATTAAAAAAGGACGGCAGTCACCCCCTCCGGATTAACTGCCGTCTGTTCTGCCTCAAGCCGGGTTACGTATGCACCCGGTAAGACCCGAACAACTATATTATTTGGGCGGAAGTAACACTTTGTCAATAACGTGTATCAAACCATTTGAGGTCTCTATATCTTTGGTGATAACGTGAGAGGTATTTACAGCCAGCGTTTTGCCCGAAATCCAAATCTCCACCGGCTTATCCAGAGCCGTATTGGTGGAATAGAGTTTACTCAAATCTTCTACCGTATGCCGGCCGGGTATGATGTGATAAAGCAGCACAGACTTTAATTCAGACTCATTTCCCATCAGGTAATCCAGCATACCCTCTGGCATTTGGGTAAAAGCATCGTTGTCAGGTGCCAGTATGGTGAAAGGCCCTCCCCGAAGAATATCTATAAGCCCAACCTGGGTAACTGCTTTGCACAAGGACGAAAGGCGCACATTTGCCGCTGCGGTATCAACCAGATCCATCATAGCTCTATCCTTTCAGGTTATTTTACCCCTCCACCCTAAGTTTAAGCACCCGGCTGACAGAAAGTAAATACCCTTTAACCCGGCAAATATATTTTTTATTATGTAAGTTATTCCGGCAGACTGTGCCTGCCCTAAGCAGATTACGGGAATACGCACCAATATTTTGCCTTTATTATTTAGAGCTAAAAT
This sequence is a window from Dehalococcoides mccartyi 195. Protein-coding genes within it:
- a CDS encoding alpha/beta hydrolase family protein, producing MIISAAIVPYVNSSLVAQYQVGNIQGQITFNQAGKDPEVLDISIWYPTTGQGSFSFEGFDGTLADFSGGPYPLIIFNHGLNANDIDPLYLKESLVGQGYVVASVEFNDMPSIIFSDYISTTPRTDWDNRTDNLFSAVDNFFRDNYLNYLENYRINQSRFSLDYVLNMNKNPSSPFYGLIDADKIGMAGHSLGGLTTLSLSGAHPDPAVADPRIKAIILLATPAYPFENNLDNVNIPVMVMRGDYDLMMTSAEDDLWVTDQGLSAPKFFLVVSQSHHFTFSQSPYSISDPLPHVNHDGRIEVIMTYSLAFMNYYLKGDADALKVLENQDPMLAQYYYELE
- a CDS encoding zinc-ribbon domain containing protein codes for the protein MAYQDKEIQCADCGASFTFTASEQELYASRGYTNDPKRCVSCRQARKAERGGSTGGFGGMSRGPARQMFQAVCAQCGQDTEVPFEPRQGRPVYCSNCYNRVKGGR
- the typA gene encoding translational GTPase TypA yields the protein MENYQRTDIRNIAIIAHVDHGKTSLVDVMLKQSRIFRENQHVGELIMDRNTLEREKGITILAKNTAITYRGVKINIIDTPGHADFSGEVERVLNMADGCLLVIDSIDGPMPQTRFVLKEAMQKKLKPIVVINKIDRENARPEIVLGLVQDLFLELATTEEQLDFPVVYTSAREGYAVNTPGTKSTDLIPLFECILDKIPPPSIAQGEFQMLISNLDYDTHKGRIAIGRIQRGKICSHDRVVNIDSQNKAHPFEVGQVFTFMGLGKQEVECAEAGEIVAITGLENASIGDTVTSPLQPEALPRIEIGEPTVRMTFGVNTSPFGGREGKFCTSRQLRERLFRELETNIGLRVEETDSPDSFLISGRGELHLSILVETMRREGYEFEISKPEAITKDINGKVYEPVETLTIDVREDFVGEVTELLGKRQARMTDMHNDGEGNVRLEYNIPTRGLIGFRNSFLTATRGTGVLNSQFLDFQPWCGEIEQSRTGALVAAEAGLSCTYGLNNSQERGILMIDANVPVYEGMIVGLHARGLDLAVNVCKQKKMTNIRSSTSDIAIKLVPPMKLSLEQSMDFIAEDELVEVTPKSIRLRKKILDTEMRLRARKRTESN
- a CDS encoding MFS transporter; this encodes MMQTSSPPTPKGIWKVIFASSAGTVIEWYDFYIFGALATTIASKFYNTGTPIGDIIAWLGTFAVGFLVRPFGAIVFGRIGDLVGRKFTYLITITIMGSCTFLIGLLPTQDVLGAWAGIILITMRILQGLALGGQYGGAATFVAEHAPQGKRGYYTSWIQTTATLGLLISLGVILVTRMGLGEADFNEWGWRLPFMASILLVALSLWIRSALKESPLFQQLKDTKAVSKNPLKESFANPYNLRWVLIALFGATMGQGVVWYTGQFYALFYLQKIFETPLIDSNLIVGAALLLSMPFFVFFGSLSDRIGRKKVMLTGMLLAVLTYYPIYGLMAAFAPTDPGQHFLFGYIGYNPVMLGILVFIQVIYVTMVYGPIAAFLVELFPTKIRYTSMSLPYHLGNGVFGGLVPMIGLILINATGNDFAGLWWPMAIAGICMVVGFMFIKETNKVDISDASTSISVKHESDQRALDK
- a CDS encoding universal stress protein, with product MNPSSHPSGSRSDVRSLFAIVKSSYCGFYCILPSEGFTQNILHSQILLINVVSNPAMEFAFSDPAIAAISVNEQVDTGKEYMASIGNKLKSEGYDVRVLLREGGAAEVILKTAEEEKVDVIAMSTHGRSGAARWLLGSVAERVVRHSNIPIMLIRSSE
- a CDS encoding IS256-like element ISDet4 family transposase codes for the protein MAKRERTSDRLPEGWLEGFIEAYDIKNADDIKEALKDLIGSTLECMMQAELDEELGYAKWDSQNKKTDNSRNGTTPKTLRSEYGEIKIDVPRDRQGEYEPRIVPKYQREIDGLDNQIISMYAKGMSTRDIAEHVKSLYGVELSADLICRITDKILPEIREWQNRPLKPLYAMMFFDAIHYPVRTEGMVQQRAVYLAIGIDLNGRSDVCGLWIGETESSKYWLNCLNELKNRGVRDILICSVDGLTGFNEAIRAVYPKTDIQRCIVHQVRNSMRFVSYKDLKEYTADMKKIYKAPTEEAGRAQLDVFAEKWGKKYPAAIKSWFDHWIELSTFFKYPPEIRRLIYTTNRIENFNRRLRRVTKTKSAYPSDTALLKSLYLAILDITEKWGSVQGWHSILGQLMILFNDRIQPSDYE
- a CDS encoding universal stress protein: MYKKILVPLDGSKVAEGVLPHAKALAFSEGSQILGSVRNFVYSPEVL
- a CDS encoding fasciclin domain-containing protein, producing MMDLVDTAAANVRLSSLCKAVTQVGLIDILRGGPFTILAPDNDAFTQMPEGMLDYLMGNESELKSVLLYHIIPGRHTVEDLSKLYSTNTALDKPVEIWISGKTLAVNTSHVITKDIETSNGLIHVIDKVLLPPK